The following nucleotide sequence is from Citrus sinensis cultivar Valencia sweet orange chromosome 6, DVS_A1.0, whole genome shotgun sequence.
ATCAAGTGGAGTGTCATCCTGTCTGGCAGCAACCTGCACTTCACGAATATTGCAAGTCATCTGGAGTTCATTTGACGGTAAAACTTCAGGGAATTTCCACTGCTTATTTAGATCTTCAGCTTCATTTATCCATTGATGCGAGATTCAAAGTCATCTGATTggtaaatttttctctcaggCATATTCTCCTTTGGGATCGCCAGGTTCTTGGGTGAAGGGTGAAATCTTGAAGGAAGCAATATTGCAAGAAATTGCTGGAGAACTTAACAAGTCACCAGCGCAAGTAGCCCTCCGCTGGGGTCTCCAGAGTGGTCACAGTATCCTTCCGAAGAGTGTGAATGAGTCTAGGATCAAGGAAAACTTGAACTTGTTCGATTGGTCTATTCCGCCAAAGCTCTTTTCGAAATTTTCAAACATCCACCAGGTAAATAACCTCTGATTTGCAAACCCCATGtttcaaatttcttctgcAAGTTTAAATGCAGAAAAGCTCATTTATATTGTACAACATGCTTTCTGTGATGCAGCAAAGGCTCCTCCGAGGGACTTTTGCCGTCCATGAAACCAGAAGTCCTTACAAAAGCCTCGAAGAGCTGTGGGATGGGGAAATATGAGATGATTTGTTAGTTTAGCAAACAACCTCATCAAGGAAGATACGTGCATTgccatttttataaattttttcaggaagatttatttatttatttatttattttttgggtgcAGCCTTGGCAACTCTCTTGGTTATTGGTATGATTGGTTAGCAGTCTCCAGTCTCAAttcacaatttttaaaataattttatttattatactagTTTACAATCCACATGATCATTGCCACCTCCTTtaagatcaattttatttatttattttgtataaggCAATACTTTCAATCTAAGCATAAGCCATAGAGCGTACTTTTCCGATCAAGGATTTCACCTTATTGTGGGATTTCTTCCCTTGTTAGGGGTCAGTATATATCTGTAGAACTTAAAACTTCAATTCAAATTCTGAACTTCATTATTGACTTGAGGAAACTTTCTATTACATGAGGCTCTACCCCAAGCAAGATCCAAGTAATAAAACTAAAGATCTTAATAAATAACATCAGCAAAGTGCAATAAATATACACCAAGTAAATAgagtctcagaagcagctagCATAATATTATACAAATGACATGGTTTAGAACCATAAGTTACTAGGATTGCAAGGCAAGATTCTTGTGGGTATAGACGACTCCTTGATCACCATCTACGACGTGTCCATTCCCTCTCAATATCCTAAATTTACAATGAAGAAGCAAAATCAggttttatgcactgttgTAAATACACAATTCATCTGGCATTCTGACgtacattaaataaaagaactaaaaagtTATAGAAGAAGGGACGCTCAGGATTCCTATACCATCGAGTAGTTAGCAATCCTTCAACTCCGACTGGACCGCGAGCATGAATCCTGCTTGTGCTTATTCCAACCTGTtactcataaaaaaaaaataataataataaatgagaacACGTAATCATCCACATCAATACCAGTACTGCGGGAAGGTCATGTACCTCTGCACCAAGTCCAAATCGTGCTCCATCACAGAATCGTGTACTTGCATTATGAAATACTGCAGCACTGTttacacaagaaaaataagcCACATGGCAAGTTTACCAACAACGATGTGCCActacttagaaaaatatttgcaGAAATTGAATAGAAGAAGATTAGCAACTGATGCAATCCTTCTCAAGAGAGATGGTAAATACcaataaatcttccaaaatcccaaaaaaatttgaaagaaatgaCCGTAATTCAGTTTGGATACGAAGTGAActgaaaaattatgaagactTAAAATGTCCTCAAAATGAATTTGTTGAGGCACCATCTTCAGGGAGTCCAGAACCAACTTCACTACCATAAGTATCCTACTACCAGGGACCTTCGGTAGTTGTTGGAATTACATATGAACTTGTTTGccaaatattaattatgcCATTACAAGGTACCTgcacaagatttttttttttttttttgtggggggggggggggggtggggggtgTGTGAAAGGACCTGTAACAGAGTTTTGTAGCTCTCGCAACTGcgattaatttgtttattatggTTTTCTTGCTGTAAACAGAATTGAGGAAAGTGTTGGAATAAGTTATTACGGAGCCTCAACGGTCATAAAGCCCAAGTGTCAATAGACGAGCTTTGACCATATCCTGGCTTGGAGAAGGAGAGATcagaaaaggaaaagcaaTGTGTTAGGCTGAGAGAATTGTAGAATTATTGAGGTGATAGAATAGCAATAGTTGGAGGCTGTTGCTGTAGTTTAACATTCATGATAAATTGgcaaaaagagaaacatgtcTTGATATATTCACAGGAAAAGGAAtccccttttcttttatagagATACCATGTAAAGTAGGAACAAACAAGGAATGTTGCCAGTGTTACTGATTGCCATTCAATAGGAGAATACAGCAATTAGGGTTTCGGCAAAAGGCATACACATGCTTCCTAAGTGCACAATATCTATAAACAAAGATAATCACAGAAAGTATATCAACAATGATCTTATAGTTTGTGGCTAATGAGATATGACATAATCATGTTTTATAACATCATGATCTGCAGTGCAAAACTAGCTTACCTGTCAACTTGACATAAAAATGTTTCAGCAACTTTTTGATCTTCTGCAACAATGCAATCAGTATGGGCACTGCAAgtaggagaaaaaaataaataaataaattacaatgaCACAACCTTCATCTCCAAAAAAAGTAccaagaaatataaaatggtATCTTCAACATGCCTTCCATGTTGATGAATATGGTCAATAGCAGCACGCACATCGTCCACAATTTCAACCGTACAAACCATTGAGTTGTACTCATGATGGAATAAGCGTGTCTCAGgaatttttagtaatttactTGCTCTTGGTCCGCCAAATAAACCGACACCTGCAACAGAAGAAACTGCAATTTTGAAACTGCCGCTCTTATGTTCCCCAGCCACAGAAAACATATAACTACATTACTTTCCACCCAAgagattttacaaatttttacatTTCATGTTCCTGTTCatgtattcaaattttattttacatctGGACTTGCCACAAAGTAGAATTCCTTGGCCAGTTGCAACCCTTGTCTCCACCTACAGTAAACACTTTGCTTCTTGATTGTGAATAACAATCTTGCAATACAATCAGCCAAGGAAATAACAGTCCATGCCAGCTGTTTAACTTGGTGCCGCTTTCCTATATAAATTAGGACAGTGAAAGTAATTAATGCAATGCATACCTTCATGTTGAAGTTCTACAACAAGCTCATTGAGTGCACCATTGCATGCTAAATCCTTGTGTACCAGAAGAGTTTCCTGGAAATAACATGATAAAAAGAGCTATGAGGCAATTCAATGACAAAAATTGCTTTTGAGATAATCCTGTTACAGTGTGCACGTATAGCGAAAACAGGATGACATCTGTCAAATATTCTCATAGGTACACATGAAGGGAGATCTCAATAATGGCATAAATTGTGGACTAAAACTACCATAGCATTGCAGGCTGCAGGATAGTCTATCTTCGCATCAATAACAATGTTCTTTGCCACATCAAGGTTAGCCGATTTATCAACATAAACATGACAAATTCCATCTGGAAAGAAAAGGCTGAGTTTACTAAACACTTTAGTTTGTAAACAATgacaaacaagtaaaaaaacCACTCTTACCAGCATGACCAAGTACAGGAATTTTTGTTGACTCCTTGATTTGAgaaaccagcttattgctgcCTCTGGGGATAACAAGATCTATCACATCATCAAGCTGcagcaaaacaaaagtttgTCAGAAAACACCATAATTAAGGAACAatcaacaattttcaaaattcaatctCCACCTTGAGCAAATCAGGAATCTCTTCCCTGGAAGTCACAAGTCCAATAAGTTTCTCACCAACAGTATCTGGGATAGCTGAGGTGATGACCTACaatacaaatgaaataaaaaataccatAAAGTGACTGACTGAATTGTTTAGTACAAGAAATCATAGCCCAGACCCGGCAAACCAAACCTTGTGCAAGATTGCATTTGACCGCATAGCTTCTTTTCCTCCTTTCAGTAGTAGACCATTTCCACTCCGAATGGCCAATGAAGCTATCTGTCGAAACcatttgggggaaaaaaaaaaaaaggtggtcAAAATGCCACAATGATAGGAAGAAAACTTAGCTATATGCTTGAAAACCAACTTATAGAATccagaaatattttttaattacttaacaCTGAAAAGACGAACGGccaataatagaaaaaattaaaggcaTGACGAAAGTTTTCAATGAACGAACATAGTACAAGGGAGGATAATTACAGTCTACCACAAACaacttagaaataaataaactcaaagACAAGCTTTTCAGCATACTTCAGGACATAAAAATATGTACTCTCTCTCTTACCTGGACCAGGGCATCAGGTCGAGATTCAAATACTATCAAGAGGACGCCCAAAGGACATGATGTTTTCTCCAGGATGAGTCCATCCGCAAGCTGGGTGCAAGAACAGTTACCAAACAGTCTAAGTGAGTAACGAACAAACTAAAGAGGCACTTAAATGCTCAATTTCACTTTTATAAGTCCAAACGGCAACTAAAACTtccatgtttattttttatacaacaGTGTTCAACTTGAAACCAAAAGCTGTAAAGCAAGCAAATGCTATCATTTTCGTAAGAAGATGCATTCGCACAAATATCCTTGATTCACTGGTTAAAAACAAATAGATTTCTGAAAGGTTTCCTAACCTCTGTTCTCTTTAAAATTTGACCAATGGGTTCTTCCATGTCTGCAAGTATACGAATAGATTTTGCAAGGCTAGAGATCTGCAAAGTACAATAATCAAAATGAAGTACAACTACGAGCTCATCCAAAAGCTATATGAAACAGGTTTTGGTATTAAACAATGCAGTGCCTAATGGAACAATTATATACAAAAACTGAAAAGATGAAAAGTTTGTCCATCATTCAAAAACTCTTATAATTAACAAGTTCTTGCCTTCCCAGGCTTCAGTGCCAAACGTGATACTAGTGATTTCGCATATCCAGCTTCCTGTGCAGCAGCTACATCGGCTTCATTCTCAACCTTAATCAAGCTTTCATTTGCCTCTAAGGCATCAGCTACGTCGAGCAAAATTTTCCTCCTATCTTGAGATTGTAGAGCCTACAATCcagataatttatataaatactCAAGCTCTGCCAATCTAACTAATTCAAAGTTTTAATAAAGCATAAACAGAAATCAGAAAGTATAGAGAAAAATGGATCCTGATATAGAGCTTCTAAAATCACCTGAAGCCGTCTAGAACTTTCTCGTGCTGCAACTGCCATCTCACGGGCCCCAACTTGTTTTACCCACAAATGTGCATCTCTATGAAAGAGAGTCCCAACACGCTTTCCTTCAAGTACCTTTATGATGCTGTCCATGGCAAAGCCACTTATAGAAGAGTAGAAAGAAGAGTTAGCTTATCTATGACGATATCATCCACCAAATATGATAATCCAGAGCATTAAGATTGACAACTGAGAAACTAACCAATAGCTAGTAtctagaattttaattttagtcaTACCTAGTAATAACAACAGGGATACCGGCGCAAGCTGCACAATAAGCTGCATTGACCTTAGCAGTCATTCCCCCTCTTCCAACCCTTGACTTGTCTCCAAATGTTATTTCTGCTTGGTGTTTTGCTCTTATATATGTATGGATCAGCTTCGAATTTGGCTCACTTGGAGGACCACTATAGAGGCCCTCTACATCACTCAACAGAACAAGAAGATCAGCTTTTAGTTCCAAAGCCAATAATCCTGCCAGACTGTCATTATCCCAAAATATACCAGAAGAATCCTGAAAATTGTTTCTATTATCAAAACTGACAGGCATattgtcaaatttaaaaaaatcgaGCAATTCATACAAACAGAAGGGCATCAAATACATAAAAACAAAGGAAACTTGATCTGAAGGGTTTCAAATAATTCTCCAAGGAGGTGTCTTTGTGAGTCACCTAGTAATACAACAGTAAGTGTGATTTAAGAGTTTTGCACTCTTATCATTCGGTTCAAGGTTTTATAACTTTATAAACAATAACTCTGATGAAGTGTCTTCGTTATGACCAAGTGGTTTGGCGCAACAACAGTTGTACATGCTTTCTATGTTTGGCCATTTTTTTCACTTGAGACATCTTTAAACATCCTGTACCACACCAATAGTATGCATAAATGTGCATGCTAAATGAACTTATCAGCAAGTTGAGTAAATTCATCGGTCCATGCAAGTTTCTAGAAGTCAGAGAATAAAAACATCACTGTCTTTCGCTTATACGTTTTTTTGTTCCTAGATTGTTTTAAGTTCTGCACGAAAGATATGAAGAATTAACAAAGCACCAACATGTTTTGAAGTCTATGTGTTTTAGAAACGTGCATGAGCATAATTTAATACACTCCTAAAAACAAAAGGACATGTGGTGCAAAATGGATACACAATACATTTATTCCAATATTGTTAGCCAAGATTAGAATGTGACCCAAGCCATGTAAGAGccttttaaaagtaaaaataaaacattaataagGAGTTTCTTACTCCTAGTTATTCATTATAAAGCTTTGAATAAGCGATGCTACATCAAGAGATATACttgctattttcttttttatataaataaataataagaataagaataatacaTCAAGAGACAAATTTCACATAGTAGCATACCCCTTAGTCCCAaaagggaagaaaaagaaattacaataatCCCAAAGGGGAAGAAAAggaatttataataaaaaaaaaatgcacaagaagtttcattttaaattcagAAGGGAACAAGATACCTCGTATGGTGCTTTCCTAGTACTAACTGCgtcattttcattaaaaataggAATAACCCTCAAATCTAACAATGATTGAACAGTGTCATAGAGTTGCTTTCTGAAATCTTCATCCCTAAAATCACTATCCGTCACAAGAAGTTGGGATGAGGTCACATCAAGCTGCATTAAGAAGGATATGACATTAGCAGTTACAAGAAAGTAGCATTAGAAATGATAGTTGGTATTATATTTTCACCTGGCTGAACAAGGTATCATAAAGAGCCATGAGACTACTCTGCCCAACTGCGGCACAAGCCTTCCCATCAAGCTCATTCTGCGGCTTTTGGAGATCAGCCAAGCTGCAAAACCAGAATTAATTTCATTCCACAGGCATTCATGCCTTCATATTCCTTGACACTGAGTCACTAACCTTAAATCAGAGTACCGTTTAAAGTAGAATAAGTAAATTTGTTGCTTGTGTGTATCCAAAAATACCAAATTCAACATTTcttgaatttgtatttatgcTAAGAGACAAACAGCTTGTATTTATGCATGTGGTAATGCAGATGTTAACTCAAATTTTAGATGCCAATGCAACTGTAAATGTCTTCACGTGTCAGTATgtacaattttcaaattctacatttctcaaattttttccACTGTAATGACCAAATAATTCGAATTTATATATGCTGAATTCCCTATTTGCTCATAATCAGCTAGCCAAAATAACTTCTACCATTTGTCAAAAGATTCAATGATAAAACAGATGAGCATATAATGTGCAAGGAGAAAATGGACATGAAATATGTAATTCCAAGAGtttgatttattaaagaaaaaggagacTTGAAGCACCTGCTATTGACCAATTTTCTGTATCTAAGCCTTTGGCGGCCAACACCAACAGCGCCTgaagaaactaaaataatCTCAAAGCCTTGAGAATTTAACTCTTTAAGCTGAAGACAAATCATTCCAAAGTTACTTCGTCAGAACAAAATTAAGTCATAATCTATGGTTCATTTCAGAAAAAACTACGGAGACTTCGTCAGATAAATAAAGATCACACATACCTGCTCTAAAAGAGCTCCAAGCCTTCCCAAAGCTAATCGTCCATCACTTCGAGTAACCACAGCTGTTCCAACCTTCAacgaatttaaaaaaagatcaGCAACCACAGCAATCATGTGAAGAATCAGTTCAAAATTCACTTGAAATCACATCATTTCAAAATCTTACAACcttagaaaatgaattaatgattacTTATAATTCGTTCTTACCAATGCTATACACAGCAATGAAACCTCACTCTGAATCATATAATAAAGCTAACAAGCAATTGaatctttctatttttttatataaaaaaattattaagcaCTTTTATACTCTGatctaaaattcaaaattattgaagcCTGGGAGGTAGATCCTAATGaagatgataaaatattagaagCAATAAAACACAACGATATCATCGACCAAATTTTTCGAAGTATAACAAGCTTGCTCTTAATTATACAATGAATAAGCACCacatttaaattgttttaaaaataaataactgaatcttaaaaaaaaaaaaaatcagcgtCCATTTTAAAAAACTCGCTCGCCGCTCAAACGGGAGATGTAGAAATTAGCACGATGCTATAAGCATTgacaagccaaaaaaaaaatgaaaaatgaaggcAGTAAAGAGACCTTAACAACGAGACGCTTAACGTCCTTGACGAAAGCTCTGGAACTGTCCGTTGAGTCCATTTGACGGAAGAAGAAAGCGAGTCACGCTGAGTGAACTCGGAGCGAGCCAGCGAGAGAAGCAAAGGCAAGAGGTTGAAACTGAAAAGAGTTCAGAGCGTGCTCAGGAGTTCAAAGACGAGGCGGCGGTTAGGCGCGTCAATTTGTTGcgattttacaaataaaggCACTTTTTAtcaatcatttatttatttatcacgGAAtctttatgattattattttttgaagtacGATGGTGGTCACGTCACATCACGTGAACGTAAGAGGCTTTGTGGCTTTTGTTCTCTAGTCTGATTGGATTAGTGGGTCAACAAAGACAAGATTATTGTCAGCCACTTCCGCAGACACAAATGGGTACGTGGCGGCCTTCTACGTGACAGAACATGTAGCATTTTTGGTCATATTCAGTGTCGACAgatttacaatttctttttgtcaaaaaaaaaaagggaaaatgaaatcaattctttgtttttttgggtCGTGATCTGAAAGCATACACCGTTAACATTGAGACACTTGTCCAACAACTAATTGCCgataaatttgtttatttagtttctaaatcatgataattattatatcattttaagaGATCAGTATTTATCCGCTGCATGTTTACCACAATAAGCTTCCATCAATAATTGCTTTCCTCGACAGCTCATTCAAAACTGTGTGATTGTTATTACCatttatgatgatttttttcccctttctttatatttttttttcaccattATTAACTATTGTCAATTACTCTCCAACAACCTTTTTCCAAACTGTCAAAGTGATTAAGATATTAATCAAGTGAAGGTGAGATTATTTATacctaaaaaaatactttaaaacacttaatttgttaaatttgaaaaaaataaaaatttcactcAATTAGACACCCTGGAAAATACCAAATAACCATCAACTTCTCTCATTAATTAGATACTTCAACCTTTGTATTCTCTACACCCATATAAACAATCTTTCTAATAAATCTATTATTCACGGGTTTTCACAG
It contains:
- the LOC102619471 gene encoding delta-1-pyrroline-5-carboxylate synthase-like isoform X2: MDSTDSSRAFVKDVKRLVVKVGTAVVTRSDGRLALGRLGALLEQLKELNSQGFEIILVSSGAVGVGRQRLRYRKLVNSSLADLQKPQNELDGKACAAVGQSSLMALYDTLFSQLDVTSSQLLVTDSDFRDEDFRKQLYDTVQSLLDLRVIPIFNENDAVSTRKAPYEDSSGIFWDNDSLAGLLALELKADLLVLLSDVEGLYSGPPSEPNSKLIHTYIRAKHQAEITFGDKSRVGRGGMTAKVNAAYCAACAGIPVVITSGFAMDSIIKVLEGKRVGTLFHRDAHLWVKQVGAREMAVAARESSRRLQALQSQDRRKILLDVADALEANESLIKVENEADVAAAQEAGYAKSLVSRLALKPGKISSLAKSIRILADMEEPIGQILKRTELADGLILEKTSCPLGVLLIVFESRPDALVQIASLAIRSGNGLLLKGGKEAMRSNAILHKVITSAIPDTVGEKLIGLVTSREEIPDLLKLDDVIDLVIPRGSNKLVSQIKESTKIPVLGHADGICHVYVDKSANLDVAKNIVIDAKIDYPAACNAMETLLVHKDLACNGALNELVVELQHEGVGLFGGPRASKLLKIPETRLFHHEYNSMVCTVEIVDDVRAAIDHIHQHGSAHTDCIVAEDQKVAETFLCQVDSAAVFHNASTRFCDGARFGLGAEVGISTSRIHARGPVGVEGLLTTRWILRGNGHVVDGDQGVVYTHKNLALQS
- the LOC102619471 gene encoding delta-1-pyrroline-5-carboxylate synthase-like isoform X1; this translates as MMESFQDHTRDFLKNVKRVVVKVGTAVVTRSDGRLALGRLGALLEQLKELNSQGFEIILVSSGAVGVGRQRLRYRKLVNSSLADLQKPQNELDGKACAAVGQSSLMALYDTLFSQLDVTSSQLLVTDSDFRDEDFRKQLYDTVQSLLDLRVIPIFNENDAVSTRKAPYEDSSGIFWDNDSLAGLLALELKADLLVLLSDVEGLYSGPPSEPNSKLIHTYIRAKHQAEITFGDKSRVGRGGMTAKVNAAYCAACAGIPVVITSGFAMDSIIKVLEGKRVGTLFHRDAHLWVKQVGAREMAVAARESSRRLQALQSQDRRKILLDVADALEANESLIKVENEADVAAAQEAGYAKSLVSRLALKPGKISSLAKSIRILADMEEPIGQILKRTELADGLILEKTSCPLGVLLIVFESRPDALVQIASLAIRSGNGLLLKGGKEAMRSNAILHKVITSAIPDTVGEKLIGLVTSREEIPDLLKLDDVIDLVIPRGSNKLVSQIKESTKIPVLGHADGICHVYVDKSANLDVAKNIVIDAKIDYPAACNAMETLLVHKDLACNGALNELVVELQHEGVGLFGGPRASKLLKIPETRLFHHEYNSMVCTVEIVDDVRAAIDHIHQHGSAHTDCIVAEDQKVAETFLCQVDSAAVFHNASTRFCDGARFGLGAEVGISTSRIHARGPVGVEGLLTTRWILRGNGHVVDGDQGVVYTHKNLALQS